In Chitinophaga nivalis, a single genomic region encodes these proteins:
- a CDS encoding alpha-L-fucosidase, which yields MMRKLWMALGGALMGISAAYAQQEEPPYVPETDKAVVQQLEAWQDWKFGIIMHWGPYSQWGVVESWSICPEDEDWTQRKPAGIPYYDYLKKYEALGKSFNPTRFNPEKWAKAARDAGMKYVVFTTKHHDGYCMFDTRQTDYRVTAPDVAFSKNPRANIAKEVFAAFRKEGIHAGAYFSKPDWHSQDYWWDYFPPKDRNVNYDVQKYADRWNRFKQYTYNQIEELMTGYGKLEVLWLDGGWVRPLKQQTKESLSWSKTLPQDQDIDMGKIAAMARSHQPGLIVVDRSVHGPYENYRTPEQQIPDKPLSYPWETCMTMGGSWSYAPDDKYKPVNTLIHNLVDIVAKGGNYLLNVAPGPDGELHDAAYTTMKGMGDWMRINGEAIYGTRAVAPYKDGKVCFTRKKDGSVYAIRLLDEKESVPAVITFKGITPAKGAQLKILGISQSLVWKTTNDGVEVKVPESIINKGFQHAVSIRISNVEKLLK from the coding sequence ATGATGCGAAAATTATGGATGGCATTGGGTGGGGCGCTGATGGGAATCAGTGCAGCCTATGCACAGCAGGAAGAGCCACCTTATGTGCCCGAAACAGATAAGGCTGTGGTGCAGCAACTGGAAGCGTGGCAGGATTGGAAATTCGGGATTATTATGCACTGGGGCCCTTATTCCCAATGGGGCGTAGTGGAATCCTGGAGTATCTGTCCGGAAGATGAAGACTGGACGCAGCGGAAGCCGGCCGGTATTCCTTACTACGACTACCTGAAAAAATATGAAGCGCTGGGGAAATCGTTTAACCCTACCCGTTTTAATCCGGAGAAATGGGCGAAAGCCGCCAGGGATGCGGGGATGAAATACGTAGTGTTTACTACTAAGCATCACGATGGCTATTGCATGTTTGATACCCGGCAGACAGACTACCGGGTGACCGCGCCAGATGTGGCTTTTAGCAAAAATCCACGGGCCAATATTGCGAAAGAGGTGTTTGCCGCTTTCCGGAAGGAAGGGATTCATGCCGGTGCCTACTTCTCTAAACCTGACTGGCATTCGCAGGACTATTGGTGGGATTACTTCCCGCCGAAAGACCGGAATGTGAATTATGATGTGCAGAAATATGCCGACCGGTGGAACCGCTTCAAGCAGTATACCTATAATCAGATCGAAGAACTGATGACAGGTTACGGCAAGCTGGAAGTGCTGTGGCTGGATGGCGGCTGGGTACGGCCGTTGAAGCAGCAAACGAAAGAGTCGCTGTCCTGGAGTAAAACATTGCCACAGGACCAGGATATTGATATGGGTAAGATTGCCGCCATGGCGCGCAGTCATCAACCCGGATTGATTGTGGTAGACCGCAGTGTGCACGGACCCTATGAAAACTATCGTACTCCTGAGCAGCAGATTCCGGATAAGCCGCTGAGCTATCCTTGGGAAACCTGTATGACGATGGGCGGCTCCTGGTCGTATGCACCGGATGATAAATACAAACCGGTGAATACGCTGATTCACAATCTGGTGGATATTGTGGCCAAAGGAGGTAACTATCTGCTAAATGTGGCGCCAGGCCCGGATGGAGAGTTGCATGATGCTGCTTATACTACTATGAAAGGTATGGGTGACTGGATGCGTATCAACGGAGAGGCCATTTATGGAACCAGGGCAGTAGCACCTTATAAAGATGGCAAGGTATGTTTCACCCGTAAAAAAGATGGCAGTGTGTATGCAATCCGTTTACTGGATGAAAAAGAATCGGTGCCGGCGGTGATTACTTTCAAAGGGATCACACCTGCGAAAGGAGCACAGTTGAAAATATTGGGAATAAGTCAGTCTTTAGTGTGGAAAACTACTAATGACGGAGTAGAGGTAAAAGTGCCTGAGAGTATTATTAATAAAGGTTTTCAACATGCTGTTAGTATTCGTATTTCAAATGTGGAAAAACTATTAAAATAA
- a CDS encoding response regulator transcription factor, giving the protein MNRNPRILLVEDDVIFGNTMKQHLEAAGYRVEHCHDGVEAWQEFLRTRYDICLLDIVVPKMNGFELAKEIRKKNVLVPIFFLSSEKTLDEDRISGFQLGADGYIIKPFSYNELLKRIRVILKWTRPEKKELLIGHKFGRYTYHYRKLKIYDNDSKLVVARMSPIEAKMLRYFLNRPNIIVKKDEVLLRVWGKEDFYASRSMDVFIGRIRRQLKIEPKIELETVYNVGLRLNVPEMLIPEKITVPITNTVLS; this is encoded by the coding sequence ATGAACAGAAATCCACGAATCTTATTAGTTGAAGATGATGTTATTTTTGGGAATACTATGAAGCAGCACCTCGAAGCTGCCGGTTATAGAGTAGAACACTGCCATGATGGGGTAGAAGCCTGGCAGGAATTCCTGAGAACACGTTATGACATCTGCCTGCTGGACATTGTAGTACCCAAAATGAATGGGTTCGAGCTGGCCAAAGAAATCCGCAAAAAAAATGTACTGGTTCCCATCTTCTTCCTGTCTTCCGAAAAAACCCTGGATGAAGATCGTATCAGTGGCTTTCAGCTGGGCGCGGACGGATATATCATTAAGCCGTTCAGCTACAATGAACTGCTGAAACGTATCCGCGTAATCCTGAAATGGACCCGGCCTGAAAAAAAAGAACTGCTCATCGGGCATAAGTTCGGCCGCTATACCTACCACTACAGAAAACTGAAAATCTACGACAATGACAGTAAGCTGGTGGTAGCCAGGATGTCGCCCATTGAAGCCAAAATGCTGCGCTACTTCCTGAACCGGCCCAACATCATTGTGAAAAAAGATGAAGTACTGTTGCGGGTATGGGGAAAGGAAGACTTCTACGCCAGCCGGAGTATGGATGTATTCATCGGACGTATCCGAAGACAGTTAAAGATCGAACCAAAAATAGAACTGGAAACCGTATACAATGTAGGCCTGCGCCTCAATGTACCCGAGATGTTGATCCCTGAAAAGATTACTGTGCCGATTACCAATACAGTCCTTTCTTAA
- a CDS encoding RelA/SpoT family protein, translating into METVVVQKYNLDEEQEKKEIVRHYRALLRALKPRLKKGDRELVRTAFEMAADAHKEMRRKSGEPYILHPLAVAQICVEEIGLGVRSAICALLHDTVEDTEVTLEDVSREFGIEIAHIVDGLTKISTVIDSSTSTAQAENFKKILLTLADDPRVILIKLADRLHNMRTLDSMSREKQLKIASETVFIYAPLAHRLGLYNIKSEMEDLAMKYTEQQTYREIAKRLKETKRERTRYINEFIKPIKEVLQEEGFNFEIYGRPKSIHSIHNKIKTKGVAFEEVYDLFAIRIILDSALDKEKADCWKVYSIITDFYHPSPERTRDWLSNPKSNGYEALHVTVMGPNGKWVEVQIRSKRMNDYAEKGVAAHWRYKEGSQTPQQESKFDQWFTQIREILSNPDSNTLDFLADFKSNLFTEEIYVYTPKGDLKILPVNSTALDFAYSIHSAVGNKCIGAKVNYKLVPLSHKLRSGDQVEIITSNKQKPSEDWLNFVLTAKAKSKIKDALKEEKRKVAMDGKAALERKLDHMKISASQHNINELVQFYKQPSPLDLYYQVAVKNIDLKELRQFSVLGDKLEPPKPVKLPEHVPEEHIKHQLPSKKDAELIIFGESSDKIAYKLANCCRPIPGDDVFGFITASEGLKIHRTNCPNAAQLLANYGHRVVKTKWVKNREISFLTGLRIIGMDDVGVIHKITNIISGELKVNISALSIESKEGLFEGLIKVYVHDKEELDELVERLKKLDGIQSVQRLEES; encoded by the coding sequence ATGGAAACAGTGGTAGTTCAAAAATATAATCTCGACGAAGAGCAGGAAAAAAAAGAAATAGTCCGGCATTACCGCGCTTTATTGAGGGCATTAAAACCCCGTTTGAAAAAAGGCGACAGGGAACTCGTACGTACTGCTTTTGAAATGGCAGCAGATGCACACAAGGAAATGCGCCGTAAATCCGGTGAACCCTATATCCTGCATCCGCTCGCAGTAGCACAGATATGTGTGGAAGAAATAGGGCTGGGCGTACGCTCCGCCATCTGTGCGTTATTACATGATACTGTGGAAGATACGGAAGTTACCCTGGAAGACGTATCCCGCGAATTCGGTATCGAAATCGCCCACATCGTAGATGGTCTCACCAAAATCTCTACGGTCATTGATTCCAGCACCAGCACGGCCCAGGCCGAAAATTTCAAGAAAATATTACTCACCCTGGCCGATGATCCCCGGGTGATACTGATAAAGCTGGCAGATCGCCTGCACAACATGCGCACATTGGATAGCATGAGTCGCGAGAAACAGCTGAAAATTGCCTCTGAAACAGTCTTTATCTATGCGCCACTGGCTCACCGCCTCGGTTTGTACAATATCAAATCCGAGATGGAAGACCTGGCCATGAAATATACGGAGCAGCAAACCTACCGGGAGATCGCCAAACGACTGAAAGAAACAAAACGCGAACGTACCCGCTATATCAACGAATTCATCAAGCCGATAAAGGAAGTGCTGCAGGAAGAAGGATTCAACTTCGAAATCTACGGCAGGCCCAAGTCTATCCACTCAATCCACAATAAGATCAAAACCAAAGGCGTGGCCTTTGAAGAGGTATATGATCTTTTTGCTATACGTATTATCCTGGATTCAGCCTTGGATAAAGAAAAGGCAGATTGCTGGAAAGTATATTCTATCATCACCGACTTCTATCACCCCAGCCCGGAAAGAACGCGCGACTGGCTCAGTAACCCCAAATCCAACGGATATGAGGCGCTGCACGTAACAGTGATGGGCCCCAACGGTAAATGGGTGGAAGTGCAGATCCGTTCTAAAAGAATGAACGATTATGCGGAAAAAGGGGTAGCTGCCCACTGGCGCTATAAAGAAGGTAGTCAGACACCGCAGCAGGAGTCCAAATTCGATCAGTGGTTTACCCAGATCCGGGAAATCCTGAGCAATCCGGATTCCAATACACTCGATTTCCTGGCCGATTTCAAGAGCAATCTCTTTACAGAAGAAATCTATGTCTACACCCCGAAAGGTGACCTGAAAATATTACCGGTGAACTCCACGGCCCTGGATTTTGCCTATTCTATCCACAGTGCGGTAGGAAACAAGTGTATCGGGGCTAAAGTGAACTACAAGCTGGTGCCGCTGAGTCATAAGCTGCGCAGTGGAGATCAGGTGGAAATCATTACTTCCAATAAACAAAAGCCTTCGGAAGACTGGCTCAACTTCGTACTGACCGCCAAGGCCAAGTCCAAAATCAAGGACGCCCTGAAGGAAGAAAAGCGAAAAGTGGCCATGGATGGGAAAGCTGCGCTGGAGCGTAAGCTGGATCATATGAAAATCTCTGCCAGTCAGCATAATATCAATGAGCTGGTACAATTCTATAAACAACCTTCTCCGCTGGACCTGTATTACCAGGTAGCGGTTAAAAATATTGACCTGAAGGAGCTGCGCCAGTTTTCTGTACTGGGCGACAAGCTGGAGCCACCTAAGCCGGTAAAACTGCCGGAACACGTACCGGAAGAGCATATCAAACACCAGCTGCCTTCTAAAAAAGATGCAGAACTGATCATTTTCGGGGAAAGTTCGGATAAGATTGCCTATAAACTGGCCAATTGCTGCCGTCCTATTCCGGGAGATGACGTGTTTGGCTTTATTACCGCCAGTGAGGGGCTTAAAATTCACCGCACCAATTGTCCCAATGCTGCTCAGCTGCTGGCCAATTATGGCCATCGGGTTGTAAAAACCAAATGGGTTAAAAACCGCGAAATATCCTTCCTCACCGGTCTCCGCATTATTGGTATGGACGATGTGGGTGTTATCCATAAAATTACCAATATCATCTCCGGCGAATTAAAAGTAAATATCTCCGCGCTCAGTATTGAGTCTAAAGAGGGCCTTTTTGAGGGGTTGATCAAGGTGTATGTACACGACAAGGAGGAGTTGGACGAACTGGTAGAAAGGCTTAAAAAGCTGGATGGCATTCAATCTGTACAACGGTTGGAAGAGTCCTGA
- a CDS encoding adenylosuccinate synthase → MVDVLLGLQWGDEGKGKIVDYFAGRYDVIARFQGGPNAGHTLYVNGQKVVLRTIPSGVFHEKTINLIGNGVVLDPVAFKKESEDIAALGVDLTKNLFIAEKTHIIVPTHRALDKASEMAKGNDKIGSTLKGIGPAYMDKTGRNGLRVGDVLSPDFKNLYEKLKQKHLQLLSHFDLSEFTEDINNWEKEFFEAIPFLQQMNVVSGEYFLNEQLKAGKKVLAEGAQGSMLDVDFGTYPFVTSSNTISAGVCTGLGIAPQWIKEVIGVTKAYCTRVGGGPFPTELHDATGEQLRVAGHEFGAVTGRPRRCGWIDLVALNYTCMLSGVTQLVMTKSDVLDEFDEVLACTAYEIEGKQTKQLPFQINGMDIKPVWETFKGWSEKTATCKQFNELPEEMKVFVAAVDKYLGVPVKYVSNGPGRDQILEK, encoded by the coding sequence ATGGTAGACGTTTTGTTAGGCCTGCAATGGGGCGACGAAGGTAAAGGTAAAATTGTGGACTATTTTGCCGGCAGGTACGACGTGATTGCCCGTTTCCAGGGTGGACCAAACGCGGGTCATACTTTGTATGTAAATGGTCAGAAAGTAGTGCTGCGTACCATTCCCTCCGGTGTGTTTCATGAAAAAACCATCAACCTCATTGGTAACGGAGTGGTGTTGGACCCGGTAGCCTTTAAAAAGGAGAGCGAAGATATCGCTGCGCTGGGAGTGGATCTGACAAAAAATCTTTTTATAGCAGAAAAAACGCATATCATTGTTCCTACCCACCGGGCGCTCGATAAGGCTTCCGAAATGGCCAAAGGAAATGATAAAATCGGCTCTACCCTGAAAGGTATCGGCCCTGCCTATATGGATAAAACCGGAAGAAATGGCTTACGTGTGGGTGATGTTTTATCTCCTGATTTTAAAAATCTGTATGAGAAACTGAAGCAGAAACACCTGCAATTGTTATCTCATTTTGATCTGAGTGAATTCACTGAAGATATTAATAACTGGGAAAAAGAATTCTTTGAAGCGATTCCTTTCCTGCAGCAAATGAATGTGGTAAGTGGTGAATACTTCCTCAACGAGCAACTGAAAGCTGGCAAGAAAGTACTGGCAGAAGGAGCGCAGGGAAGTATGCTGGATGTTGACTTCGGTACCTATCCGTTTGTAACGTCTTCCAATACCATTTCTGCCGGTGTTTGTACCGGACTGGGTATTGCACCGCAGTGGATCAAGGAAGTGATTGGTGTAACCAAAGCTTACTGTACCCGTGTTGGTGGCGGTCCTTTCCCTACTGAACTGCACGATGCAACCGGCGAACAACTGCGGGTGGCAGGTCATGAATTTGGCGCTGTTACCGGCCGTCCACGCCGCTGCGGCTGGATCGACCTGGTAGCCCTCAACTACACCTGTATGCTGAGTGGTGTTACCCAATTGGTTATGACCAAAAGCGATGTACTGGATGAATTTGATGAAGTACTGGCCTGTACTGCCTACGAAATTGAAGGCAAGCAAACCAAACAGTTACCTTTCCAGATCAACGGTATGGACATTAAGCCTGTGTGGGAAACTTTCAAAGGCTGGTCTGAAAAAACAGCTACCTGCAAGCAATTCAATGAGTTACCAGAAGAGATGAAAGTATTCGTAGCTGCAGTAGATAAATATTTGGGCGTTCCCGTGAAATACGTTTCCAACGGACCCGGACGTGATCAGATCCTCGAAAAGTAG
- a CDS encoding anthranilate synthase component I family protein, translating to MLNWGNQFNICCLLDNNNYTSPYHQHEALLAADALQTLEVSAGNAFATLQDFCNTHRDWLFGHLAYDLKNETVPGLQSDNPDGIGFPDMYFFRPRVVMQLAGQAVHIGGIGFSRHDALAVYNECLRMPVHVIPAAAPVTASMLQAHLDHNSYISAVENLRQHIVRGDCYEVNFCRENFLEEVNVYPPALFTRLNTLSPAPFAAYYRLQDKYLVCSSPERFIQKTGNTVISQPIKGTSKKDPDPATDLALQQALYHSTKERAENIMVVDLVRNDLSHTALQGSVQVKELCGIYSFEHVHHMISTITASLAPGAPLTDVIRTAFPMGSMTGAPKIRVMELIEQYEQSRRGLYSGAVGYITPEGDFDFNVVIRSVLYNAANRYLSFQTGSAITFYSDPEKEWEECLLKAAAMRAAVMS from the coding sequence ATGTTGAATTGGGGAAACCAGTTCAACATTTGTTGTTTATTGGATAACAATAACTATACCTCTCCCTATCATCAACACGAAGCTTTACTGGCAGCAGATGCATTACAAACCCTCGAAGTAAGTGCCGGCAACGCCTTTGCAACTTTACAGGACTTTTGCAATACCCATCGCGATTGGCTTTTCGGTCACCTGGCTTACGATTTGAAAAATGAAACTGTACCGGGATTGCAGTCTGATAACCCTGATGGTATCGGCTTCCCTGATATGTACTTCTTCCGGCCCCGCGTGGTCATGCAGTTGGCCGGTCAGGCCGTACATATCGGAGGCATCGGCTTTAGCAGACATGATGCACTGGCTGTGTACAACGAATGTTTACGTATGCCCGTTCACGTGATACCTGCCGCAGCCCCGGTCACTGCATCTATGCTGCAGGCTCACCTGGATCACAACAGTTATATCAGTGCTGTTGAAAACCTCCGGCAGCATATTGTTCGTGGCGACTGCTATGAAGTTAATTTTTGCAGGGAAAATTTCCTGGAAGAGGTAAACGTATATCCACCAGCGTTATTTACCCGGCTGAATACCTTGTCGCCGGCCCCTTTTGCAGCCTACTACCGGCTGCAGGACAAATACCTGGTTTGTTCCAGTCCGGAACGTTTTATACAGAAAACAGGCAACACCGTTATTTCCCAACCTATTAAAGGTACCAGCAAGAAAGATCCGGACCCGGCAACAGACCTGGCACTCCAGCAGGCACTGTATCACAGCACCAAGGAACGGGCGGAAAATATCATGGTGGTAGACCTGGTGAGAAACGATCTGTCACACACTGCATTGCAGGGAAGTGTACAGGTAAAGGAGTTATGCGGTATCTATTCTTTTGAACATGTACATCACATGATTTCCACGATTACCGCTTCACTGGCTCCCGGTGCGCCGCTTACCGATGTGATTCGTACGGCATTCCCGATGGGCTCTATGACAGGTGCCCCCAAAATCAGGGTGATGGAGTTAATTGAACAATATGAGCAAAGCCGCCGTGGATTGTACTCCGGCGCGGTAGGCTATATTACACCGGAAGGTGATTTTGATTTTAATGTAGTGATCCGCAGCGTATTGTATAATGCCGCCAACCGGTATTTGTCTTTTCAGACCGGATCGGCCATCACTTTTTACAGTGATCCGGAAAAAGAATGGGAAGAATGTTTACTCAAAGCTGCCGCCATGAGAGCTGCGGTTATGAGCTGA
- a CDS encoding TIGR01777 family oxidoreductase, giving the protein MESVIITGGTGLVGTALTRLLLERGFKVIILTRQPEQNNNPAVTYAHWDVNKQTIDVAALQEADYIVHLAGANVAGKRWSNARKQEIRDSRTQSSELLFRSLQQYPNKVKKVISASATGYYGSNKQHPFTETDAPATDYLGTTTVAWEKSIGQVATLDKKLVIFRLGMVLSRDGGALKEFYKPLRFGFASILGSGDQYISWIHIQDLVRLFFNAIVNDKLEGVYNAVAPQPVTNRELILTMARVAKGHSFMTTYVPAFALKLIFGEMSVEVLKSVNVSSAKIQRTGFLFSYPTIGEAMEQLFSS; this is encoded by the coding sequence ATGGAATCCGTTATTATAACCGGTGGAACGGGACTGGTAGGAACGGCATTAACCCGCCTGCTGCTGGAGCGGGGCTTCAAAGTAATTATACTTACCCGCCAGCCGGAACAAAACAATAACCCCGCTGTAACTTACGCCCATTGGGATGTAAATAAACAAACTATCGACGTGGCCGCCCTTCAGGAAGCGGATTATATTGTACACCTGGCAGGCGCCAATGTGGCCGGTAAACGCTGGAGCAACGCCCGTAAACAAGAGATCCGGGATAGCCGTACCCAAAGCAGTGAGTTGCTTTTCCGGTCGCTGCAGCAATACCCGAATAAAGTAAAAAAGGTCATCAGCGCTTCTGCCACGGGTTACTATGGCAGCAATAAACAACATCCGTTTACGGAAACAGATGCGCCGGCGACGGATTATCTGGGGACTACCACTGTGGCCTGGGAAAAAAGCATCGGACAGGTAGCTACGCTTGATAAAAAGCTGGTGATCTTCCGGCTGGGTATGGTGCTGAGCCGGGACGGCGGCGCCCTGAAAGAGTTTTACAAACCACTCCGGTTTGGATTTGCCTCCATTCTGGGTTCCGGCGATCAATACATCAGCTGGATCCACATCCAGGATCTGGTAAGACTGTTTTTTAATGCGATTGTCAATGATAAGCTGGAAGGGGTTTACAATGCTGTAGCGCCGCAACCGGTGACCAACCGGGAACTGATTTTAACCATGGCACGGGTGGCAAAGGGGCATAGCTTCATGACCACGTATGTACCGGCTTTCGCCCTGAAACTGATATTTGGGGAGATGAGTGTGGAAGTGCTTAAAAGTGTCAATGTATCTTCTGCTAAGATACAACGTACCGGTTTTCTGTTTTCCTACCCGACTATCGGCGAGGCGATGGAGCAGTTATTCAGCTCATAA